The following coding sequences lie in one Paraburkholderia largidicola genomic window:
- the soxC gene encoding sulfite dehydrogenase produces MSNPPIPESRTRRRMLGGLALSALAAPGVKAATLLRPLNVDPWTQTPGAPILDHPYGQPSPREANVVRRAARAWPMPGAASSLTPLADLHGTITPNGLVYERHHSGVPDIDPDAHRLVVHGFVREPKLFTMDDLLRLPSESRIHFLECSGNTGSEWKGPSGLPVQITHGLLSCCEWTGVRLSTLLEATGGLAAATDGRAPKWLLAEGADAAAMTRSLPLDRILDRALVVYAQNGERLRPENGYPLRLLVPGFEGNTNVKWLRRLKIVDAPLETREETSKYTGLLPDGSARQFVFEMDAKSVITRPSSGQKLTVHGFYPIVGIAWSGRGAIRRVEVSTDGGKTWQDATLDDTPRDRALTRFQSGWVWNGEPAAILSRATDSTGYVQPTREALVQARGLNSTYHYNGIHQWRIGADGSVKNA; encoded by the coding sequence ATGTCCAATCCGCCGATTCCTGAATCCAGAACCCGTCGCCGGATGCTCGGCGGGCTGGCGCTGTCCGCGCTGGCCGCGCCCGGCGTGAAGGCCGCAACGCTGCTGCGCCCGCTGAACGTCGATCCGTGGACGCAAACGCCTGGCGCGCCGATTCTCGACCATCCATACGGCCAACCGTCGCCGCGCGAGGCGAACGTGGTGCGCCGCGCGGCGCGCGCCTGGCCGATGCCGGGCGCGGCCTCGTCGCTCACGCCGCTCGCGGACCTGCACGGCACGATCACGCCGAACGGGCTCGTGTACGAGCGTCATCATTCCGGCGTGCCGGATATCGATCCCGACGCACACCGGCTCGTCGTGCATGGCTTCGTGCGCGAGCCGAAGCTCTTCACGATGGACGATCTGCTGCGTCTGCCGTCGGAGTCGCGGATTCATTTCCTGGAATGCTCGGGCAACACGGGGAGCGAATGGAAAGGCCCGAGCGGCCTGCCTGTGCAGATCACGCACGGGCTGCTGTCCTGTTGCGAATGGACGGGCGTGCGTCTGTCGACCTTGCTCGAAGCGACGGGCGGACTTGCGGCAGCGACGGACGGACGTGCGCCGAAATGGCTGCTCGCTGAAGGCGCGGATGCCGCCGCGATGACGCGCAGCCTGCCGCTCGACCGCATTCTCGACCGCGCGCTCGTCGTCTATGCGCAAAACGGCGAACGTCTGCGGCCCGAGAACGGTTATCCGTTGCGGCTGCTCGTGCCGGGCTTCGAAGGCAATACGAACGTGAAGTGGCTGCGGCGTCTGAAGATCGTCGATGCGCCGCTGGAAACGCGCGAGGAAACATCGAAATACACGGGGCTGCTGCCGGATGGAAGCGCGCGGCAGTTCGTGTTCGAGATGGACGCGAAGTCGGTGATTACGCGGCCGTCGTCGGGGCAAAAGCTGACGGTGCACGGCTTTTATCCGATTGTCGGTATCGCGTGGTCGGGGCGCGGCGCGATTCGCCGGGTCGAAGTCTCGACGGATGGCGGAAAGACCTGGCAGGACGCGACGCTCGACGACACGCCGCGCGATCGCGCATTGACGCGCTTTCAGTCGGGCTGGGTCTGGAACGGCGAACCAGCAGCGATTCTGTCGCGCGCCACGGATTCGACCGGTTATGTGCAGCCGACGCGCGAGGCACTCGTGCAGGCGCGCGGACTGAACTCGACCTATCACTACAACGGCATTCACCAGTGGCGCATCGGCGCCGATGGAAGCGTGAAAAATGCTTAA
- a CDS encoding amino acid ABC transporter permease gives MSAIDWLPTLRYLLLGTFPNGPLGGAALTLVMSIVSALLSALIGFAGGVALSMTRGAAHLVLTAVVGFFRAIPVLMLIFWTFFLMPMLLHIDVPGLATVVCALALIGGAYLSHSVQAGIAAVRAGQEQAALSLGLTRWQALRYVLLPQAVRIMTPSFVNQWVSLIKDTSLAYIVGVPEFTFLANQINNRLMVYPVQIFLFVGLVYLLLCSALQFFATRLLGGAQRRNKPDAQPHITRFPHVQSADS, from the coding sequence ATGAGCGCAATCGACTGGTTGCCGACGTTGCGTTATCTGCTGCTCGGCACGTTCCCGAATGGCCCGCTCGGCGGGGCGGCGTTGACGCTGGTGATGTCGATTGTGTCGGCGCTGTTATCAGCTTTGATCGGATTCGCGGGCGGCGTTGCACTGTCGATGACGCGTGGCGCGGCGCATCTGGTGCTCACGGCCGTCGTCGGCTTTTTCCGCGCGATTCCCGTCCTGATGCTGATCTTCTGGACGTTCTTCCTGATGCCGATGCTGCTGCACATCGACGTGCCGGGACTCGCAACCGTTGTTTGCGCGCTGGCGCTGATCGGCGGCGCGTATCTGTCGCATTCGGTGCAGGCGGGCATTGCCGCCGTGCGCGCGGGGCAGGAGCAGGCGGCGTTGTCGCTAGGTCTCACGCGCTGGCAGGCGTTGCGCTATGTGCTGTTGCCGCAGGCCGTTCGCATCATGACGCCGTCGTTCGTGAACCAGTGGGTGTCGCTGATCAAGGACACGTCGCTGGCGTATATCGTCGGCGTGCCCGAGTTCACGTTTCTCGCCAACCAGATCAATAACCGGCTGATGGTCTATCCCGTGCAGATCTTCCTGTTCGTCGGTCTGGTTTATCTGCTGCTGTGTTCGGCGCTGCAATTCTTCGCGACGCGCCTGCTGGGTGGCGCACAGCGTCGCAACAAGCCCGATGCACAGCCCCACATCACCCGGTTCCCTCATGTCCAATCCGCCGATTCCTGA
- a CDS encoding ABC transporter ATP-binding protein, with amino-acid sequence MTTTTVSEGIRIRNVSKRYAQQDEANGTLLVLDDISLDIAQGEFVSVLGASGCGKSTLLRLVAGLDSDYRGEIRVDGERVRDTSLERGIVFQDHRLFPWLTASQNILAALRNAPLSTQQKREAVAEHVALVGLEGFEHAYPHQLSGGMAQRVAIARGLVNRPRVLLLDEPFGALDALTRGRLQNELQRIWQHERITMILVTHDVDEAIYLGDRVVTMAPRPGRVKRIAHVDLPRPRERSDARFVRLREQILADFSDQPAPADHTTPGSGLRANAHEPRITEWRLAW; translated from the coding sequence ATGACGACGACCACCGTCTCCGAAGGCATCCGCATCCGCAACGTCAGCAAACGCTATGCGCAGCAGGACGAAGCGAACGGCACCTTGCTCGTGCTCGACGATATCTCGCTCGATATCGCGCAGGGCGAATTCGTCAGCGTGCTCGGCGCGAGCGGTTGCGGCAAGTCGACGCTGCTGAGGCTCGTCGCGGGACTCGACAGCGACTATCGCGGCGAGATCCGTGTCGACGGCGAGCGCGTGCGCGACACGTCGCTCGAACGCGGCATCGTGTTTCAGGATCACCGGCTGTTTCCGTGGCTCACGGCTTCGCAGAACATTCTTGCCGCGTTGCGCAACGCGCCGCTTTCGACGCAGCAAAAGCGCGAAGCGGTTGCCGAGCACGTTGCGCTCGTCGGTTTGGAAGGCTTCGAGCACGCGTATCCGCATCAGTTGTCCGGCGGCATGGCGCAGCGCGTCGCGATTGCCCGAGGACTCGTGAACCGGCCGCGCGTGCTGTTGCTCGACGAACCGTTCGGCGCACTCGATGCGCTGACGCGCGGCCGTCTGCAAAACGAATTGCAGCGCATCTGGCAGCACGAACGGATCACGATGATTCTCGTCACGCACGACGTCGACGAAGCGATCTATCTGGGCGACCGCGTGGTGACGATGGCGCCGCGCCCAGGCCGCGTAAAGCGTATCGCGCATGTCGATCTGCCGCGCCCGCGCGAGCGCAGCGATGCCCGCTTCGTACGGCTGCGCGAGCAGATCCTCGCCGATTTCAGCGACCAGCCCGCGCCCGCGGATCACACCACGCCTGGCAGCGGTCTGCGTGCCAACGCGCACGAGCCACGCATCACCGAATGGCGCCTGGCGTGGTGA
- a CDS encoding LLM class flavin-dependent oxidoreductase — METGHHIAAWRHPDTHATGGLDFAHYAQLAQIAERAKFDAIFFADSVSVRDTHLPSLSRTARADHFEPLTLLSALSVVTSHIGLVATVSTTFNEPYNVARKFASLDHLSGGRSGWNLVTSSTETEAHNFGFDRHPDHALRYERAKEFHDVVTGLWDSWDDDAFLRDKASGVYFDPDKVHVLDYRGKHFKVRGPLNVARSPQGRPVVIQAGASDAGKDLAAQTAEVIFVAHQTLDEAKHFYRDVKSRLARYGRRPEHLKIMPGIFPVIGRTQQEAQDKFDALQNLIHPTVGLQLLSNMSGGVDLSKYDVDGPVPELPETNGGKSRQRLLLDLARRDNLTIRQLYLRIAGARGHQQVIGTPQSIADQLQQWFEEEGADGFNIMSPWLPGGLSEFAELVVPELQRRGLFRTEYAGRTLRDHLGLPRPENQFSTQAQSAQVAQTA, encoded by the coding sequence ATGGAAACGGGACATCACATCGCCGCATGGCGTCACCCCGACACGCACGCGACGGGCGGCCTCGACTTCGCGCACTACGCGCAGCTCGCGCAGATCGCCGAGCGCGCCAAGTTCGACGCAATCTTCTTCGCCGACAGCGTCAGCGTGCGCGACACGCATTTGCCTTCGCTGTCGCGCACGGCACGCGCCGATCACTTCGAGCCGTTGACGTTGCTGTCCGCGCTGTCCGTCGTGACTTCGCATATCGGCCTCGTCGCCACGGTTTCCACGACGTTCAACGAACCGTACAACGTCGCGCGCAAGTTTGCGTCGCTCGATCATCTGAGCGGTGGCCGCTCTGGCTGGAATCTCGTCACGTCGAGCACGGAAACGGAGGCGCACAATTTCGGCTTCGACAGGCATCCCGATCACGCGCTGCGCTACGAGCGCGCGAAAGAATTCCACGACGTGGTGACGGGCCTGTGGGATAGCTGGGACGACGACGCGTTTCTGCGCGACAAGGCGAGCGGCGTCTACTTCGATCCCGACAAGGTGCACGTGCTCGATTATCGCGGCAAGCATTTCAAGGTGCGCGGGCCGTTGAATGTCGCGCGCTCGCCGCAAGGGCGCCCCGTCGTGATTCAGGCGGGCGCCTCCGATGCGGGCAAGGACCTCGCGGCGCAAACGGCCGAAGTGATCTTCGTCGCGCATCAGACGCTCGACGAAGCGAAGCATTTCTATCGCGACGTGAAAAGCCGGCTTGCGCGCTATGGACGCCGGCCTGAGCATCTGAAGATCATGCCCGGCATTTTCCCCGTGATAGGCAGGACGCAGCAGGAAGCGCAAGACAAGTTCGACGCGTTGCAGAACCTGATTCATCCGACGGTCGGATTGCAGTTGCTGTCGAACATGTCGGGTGGCGTCGATCTGTCGAAGTACGACGTCGACGGGCCTGTGCCTGAATTGCCGGAAACCAATGGCGGCAAGAGCCGTCAGCGACTGCTGCTCGACCTCGCGCGCCGCGACAACCTGACGATACGCCAGCTATATCTGCGCATCGCGGGCGCGCGCGGGCATCAGCAGGTGATCGGCACGCCGCAAAGCATCGCGGACCAGTTGCAGCAATGGTTCGAAGAGGAAGGCGCCGACGGCTTCAACATCATGTCGCCGTGGCTGCCGGGCGGGCTGAGCGAGTTCGCCGAACTGGTGGTGCCGGAGTTGCAGCGCCGCGGACTGTTTCGCACCGAATACGCGGGCCGCACGCTGCGCGATCATCTGGGACTGCCGCGCCCGGAGAATCAGTTCTCCACGCAGGCACAATCCGCGCAGGTTGCGCAGACGGCCTGA
- a CDS encoding c-type cytochrome: MLKSIFRASLLCVSLAACSTSLTALHADLRKSADAIGTPVSDADIAAWNIDVAPDGHGLPAGSGDVAMGGKVFAAKCAACHGAKGEGLIGDQLIGGRGTLASANPKRTVGSYWPYATTLFDYIRRAMPYNAPQSLSADEVYAVSAWILNQNGIVPDDARLDAHSLASVRMPNRDGFVADPRPGRL; the protein is encoded by the coding sequence ATGCTTAAGTCCATTTTTCGGGCGTCTTTGCTTTGCGTGTCGCTTGCTGCGTGCTCGACTTCGTTGACCGCGTTGCATGCCGATCTGCGCAAATCCGCCGATGCGATCGGCACGCCCGTCAGCGATGCCGACATCGCCGCATGGAACATCGACGTCGCGCCCGATGGCCACGGATTGCCCGCCGGCAGCGGCGACGTCGCGATGGGCGGCAAGGTCTTCGCGGCCAAATGCGCCGCGTGCCACGGCGCGAAGGGAGAAGGGCTGATCGGCGATCAACTGATTGGCGGACGCGGCACGCTTGCGTCTGCGAATCCGAAGCGCACCGTAGGCAGCTACTGGCCGTACGCGACGACGCTCTTCGACTACATCCGCCGTGCGATGCCGTACAACGCGCCGCAATCGCTCAGCGCCGATGAGGTCTATGCGGTGAGCGCGTGGATTCTGAACCAGAACGGCATCGTGCCCGACGACGCGCGTCTCGATGCGCATTCGCTGGCGTCGGTTCGCATGCCCAATCGCGATGGCTTCGTGGCTGATCCGCGACCGGGGCGTCTGTAG